The Bacteroidota bacterium DNA segment ATGGTTCACTCCAGTATGTGGTCAGTCTGACCTTTTTGCAATCCATAGATATCTCTTCTGAGGTATTTATTGCCGCTGAACCGGTATAGGATGAGCGAATCTGTGTCGGGATCCATCAGGGCACCAGCCCGTTCAGTCAGCACATGCACCTGTGACTCGGTCAGCTCTCCTTCAAAGACCGAGTTCTGAACCCAGTGCAGATACTGCCGG contains these protein-coding regions:
- the cas2 gene encoding CRISPR-associated endonuclease Cas2, translated to MYLIAVYDIGTRRLPKMLKLFRQYLHWVQNSVFEGELTESQVHVLTERAGALMDPDTDSLILYRFSGNKYLRRDIYGLQKGQTDHILE